From the Salinibacter grassmerensis genome, one window contains:
- a CDS encoding 2-phosphosulfolactate phosphatase → MDAEVFLTHSNISEGDVQDRTVIVIDVLRACSTIVTALDRGARAVMPVADMAQAGKIASNLDPDMYRLGGERNGEQIEGYHLGNSPGEYTHDVVQGRDIILNTSNGTQALEQTKEADTLVVACFLNAERVVDFVRQTADAVTIVCAGRQNRLALEDALCAGLLLDRLWDGDEPYPVTDSAHTAYTLYHTDRDNLDNALRGANHAEWLADQDREADLDYCFRIDALSVLPYYTENRLLLYEDVVSA, encoded by the coding sequence ATGGACGCTGAAGTTTTCTTGACGCACTCGAACATTTCGGAAGGCGATGTCCAAGACCGGACGGTCATTGTTATCGACGTGCTCCGGGCCTGCTCCACCATCGTAACGGCCCTGGACCGGGGCGCTCGCGCCGTGATGCCGGTTGCCGACATGGCCCAGGCCGGCAAGATCGCCAGCAACCTCGACCCCGATATGTATCGGCTCGGGGGCGAGCGCAACGGGGAGCAGATCGAAGGGTATCACCTTGGCAACTCGCCGGGCGAGTACACGCACGATGTTGTGCAGGGGCGGGACATCATCCTGAACACCTCCAACGGGACGCAGGCCCTGGAGCAGACGAAAGAGGCCGACACCCTCGTTGTGGCCTGCTTCCTAAACGCGGAGCGCGTCGTCGACTTTGTCCGTCAGACGGCCGACGCCGTGACCATCGTCTGTGCGGGCCGACAGAACCGCCTCGCCCTCGAGGACGCCCTCTGTGCAGGCCTTCTTCTCGATCGCCTCTGGGATGGGGACGAGCCATACCCGGTTACGGACTCGGCCCACACGGCCTACACGCTCTACCACACCGATCGGGACAACCTCGACAATGCCCTTCGTGGCGCCAACCACGCTGAATGGCTCGCCGATCAGGACCGCGAGGCAGACCTGGACTACTGCTTCCGGATTGATGCGTTGTCGGTACTGCCGTACTACACAGAAAACCGGCTTCTTCTGTACGAGGATGTCGTGTCGGCGTAG